One window of the Posidoniimonas polymericola genome contains the following:
- a CDS encoding M56 family metallopeptidase — protein MNFLALFDWMDQTVCTRVCLTLLHSLWQFAVLAGVALLVERLARRVEATYATQVGLLLVGLTALPATYLMIGEDAATAVAESAPVAVHQSPTAAAPSAPQEFVIIESEVPAATAPPVVAPRAGNAAPQDAEPAVSWQTVSQWLLVAYLAGVLLMLTRLAAALLHAHRLAARATPVAVGRHADYLRRIAERWNMAAAPALAMIPAGVTPKVVGLMKPTILLPGAALAGMTCEELELILRHELAHVRRHDMWANLMQRLAEALLFFNPAVWLLSRRISTFREYCCDELACETAAEQNAEELDPRSRYAAALVRVVELSRGAAPAQEVATLAAAGGRPSELRRRVARLFGEPQREPLRLSRGGLLAVGGLAVLLALPLANSPASEKQSATEALEGRFPEDDSTEQRPSSQQPITGRVVLAETSEAVADAEVRLLSWPKIRRRYSVKTTRTDAQGFFRFDEYEEGDLKLAAYKGRKASRTKRYDGFDVEPGNKLIQLGLQDAPSLKVTVKSKATGDPIPDARVRLTWTDGDRDHQTDDQGEVTIHGLTAEVWTIEVQAAGFAKDGQAISLQPEQLAEVTSLLAPGFELRGVVRDTAGAPLAGVGFSVFPASMRGGQIEWLETNANGEYSFPFLPRQPLKLMLSKDGFADTRLDLLPGLEEKPSIRDFELSKRPDGGSVTGIVTTEDGQPIAGARVVNQGNSSDDQRETVTDSEGRFRLDDVFQAVSGHELFIRAEGFASRAVNFEPGPADNPAVADVTLELGRRIAGQVVDEAGTAVEGVRVYYAEGNRWPGMLLGGQADTDANGRFQFNSLPVDCPFTFTKQGYSQIEGRKLPLNGKEEVLVTLLDEGVLSGQAIDDQSGEPVTPITVHITFSPDRTKEDPGSSLTGARATGEGERFATADGAFRFGDLVRGMPLQVTVKAEGYHHEVMRRLVAAKEEDAAPVTFRMRRIDPAEQLRVAGRLVDQDQAPRAGVDLWLIVSKERPSRRDDFPFNWEMIESGGLAEYADCQQFLSATTDAKGEFVFEQVTRGNEMEIAYSGAGVARGRFAGVDKLTSDALTSIVVPVIEGGVVHAQVDPEAYPTADAVILMGKDGAYYPKHDGASRSYRADGLPPGEYEIQLYGRLPRNAASPSELETRVLERKKIRVRSGETTEVKFGPNQAGGEPKPGEQANDTSQQQLSQLRVLVVDEAGQPIPGATVRQNHVIHTPGGPRATTIKNQLYQTDADGWAVVEWTGKSKDLRLWASAPEHVTMHAMWAEELQRDGDRIPLEFGFELPGGTEIGGRVVDADGAPIEGAEVTYMDIAITWAYLDTGNLKRVVRPVRVADGPTVKTDADGRWTMNVAPSDKEIEKGIEEGRRWDSWLQRPPRPLLLKVNHPLYADFHGGAYNRLGLIESPPLAELRSKEAVVVLQPLKGEAAAVADNAQHSDAAPQPALPAEPEKPSPPLAPPQIDAPEFRVVIAKHVLLLNGKEIVTWAELKQRMKAAGDPAKLQPSFYVTRGWREGDESEEAAGAAMMLLREQVGFDGHSVGSLWPRTDLRYDRIEDAEDLTPENPEAVEGTVVDAAGEPVAGAEVLLVTPIDESIGYRAYHVALVSGRVRNPLEHVMTTTGADGRFRLQVEAGTPYRLLVLHPAAGYRNLQKMHLPEDGKIALLEWGTLQVGVDAEEKPQTVDLSTRVTADDPLPEIVINQYWSDQGQAPVDATFTYRHVPPIVQTAIQRSVPTAGGGATSVHGASVSLLPGEEQSLSFGPLSTKQREQIESMQERFSRRVED, from the coding sequence ATGAACTTCCTCGCGCTCTTCGACTGGATGGATCAGACCGTCTGCACGCGGGTCTGCCTGACGCTCCTGCACTCGCTGTGGCAGTTCGCGGTGCTGGCAGGCGTGGCGCTGTTGGTCGAACGGCTCGCCCGTCGAGTCGAGGCGACCTACGCCACGCAGGTGGGCCTGCTGCTCGTCGGGCTGACGGCGCTGCCGGCAACCTACCTCATGATTGGCGAGGACGCCGCCACCGCGGTTGCCGAGTCCGCGCCGGTTGCCGTCCATCAGTCTCCAACAGCGGCTGCACCCTCCGCACCACAAGAGTTCGTGATCATTGAGAGCGAGGTTCCAGCGGCGACTGCGCCGCCGGTTGTGGCGCCCCGCGCCGGCAACGCCGCGCCTCAAGACGCGGAGCCGGCCGTCTCGTGGCAGACCGTTTCGCAGTGGCTGCTCGTTGCTTACCTGGCCGGGGTCTTGTTGATGCTGACCCGACTAGCGGCAGCTCTCTTGCACGCCCACCGACTGGCCGCCCGGGCGACCCCAGTCGCCGTCGGGCGGCACGCGGACTACCTGCGACGGATCGCCGAGCGGTGGAACATGGCCGCCGCGCCGGCGCTGGCGATGATCCCCGCCGGCGTCACGCCAAAGGTGGTTGGCCTCATGAAACCAACCATCCTGCTGCCGGGCGCTGCGCTGGCCGGCATGACCTGCGAGGAGCTCGAGCTGATCCTGCGGCACGAGCTGGCCCACGTCCGCCGGCACGACATGTGGGCCAACCTGATGCAGCGGCTCGCCGAGGCGCTCCTGTTTTTCAACCCGGCGGTCTGGCTGCTGAGCCGCCGCATCAGCACGTTCCGCGAGTACTGCTGCGACGAGCTCGCCTGCGAAACCGCTGCCGAACAGAACGCAGAGGAGCTCGACCCGCGGTCCCGCTACGCCGCGGCCCTGGTGCGGGTGGTCGAGCTGAGCCGCGGCGCCGCGCCGGCCCAGGAGGTCGCCACCCTGGCCGCCGCCGGCGGCCGCCCGTCCGAACTCCGCCGCCGCGTCGCCCGGCTGTTCGGCGAGCCCCAACGCGAGCCGCTGCGGCTGTCGCGGGGTGGGTTGTTGGCGGTCGGTGGTTTGGCAGTGCTGTTGGCGCTGCCGCTGGCCAACTCACCGGCTTCGGAGAAGCAGTCGGCAACAGAGGCGCTCGAAGGACGGTTTCCTGAAGACGATTCGACAGAACAGCGGCCCAGCTCTCAGCAGCCGATCACCGGTAGGGTGGTCCTCGCCGAAACGAGCGAGGCAGTCGCCGACGCCGAGGTCCGGCTGCTCTCTTGGCCGAAGATCCGCCGACGCTACTCGGTGAAGACGACCCGGACCGATGCCCAGGGCTTTTTCCGCTTTGACGAGTACGAGGAAGGCGACCTCAAGCTAGCCGCCTACAAGGGTAGGAAAGCATCTCGCACCAAGCGTTACGATGGTTTCGACGTCGAGCCGGGCAACAAACTGATCCAGCTCGGCCTGCAAGATGCGCCTTCGCTGAAGGTAACCGTCAAGTCGAAGGCGACCGGCGATCCCATCCCCGACGCCCGCGTCCGGCTGACCTGGACCGATGGCGACCGCGACCACCAGACCGATGACCAGGGCGAGGTCACGATTCACGGCCTGACCGCCGAGGTCTGGACCATCGAGGTGCAGGCGGCCGGATTCGCCAAAGACGGGCAGGCAATCAGCCTGCAGCCGGAGCAGCTCGCCGAGGTTACGAGCCTGCTGGCGCCGGGCTTCGAGCTGCGGGGCGTGGTGCGTGACACGGCCGGCGCGCCGCTCGCAGGGGTTGGCTTCAGCGTCTTCCCGGCGAGTATGCGGGGAGGGCAGATCGAATGGCTCGAGACAAACGCCAACGGCGAGTACTCATTCCCGTTCCTGCCTCGCCAGCCGCTCAAGCTGATGCTTTCCAAGGACGGGTTCGCCGACACGCGGCTTGATCTGCTTCCGGGTTTGGAGGAGAAGCCGTCGATCCGTGACTTCGAACTCTCCAAGCGGCCCGACGGCGGTTCCGTGACCGGCATCGTCACGACTGAGGACGGCCAGCCAATCGCCGGCGCCCGGGTCGTGAACCAAGGCAATTCGTCGGACGATCAGCGCGAGACGGTGACGGACAGCGAAGGGCGTTTCAGGCTCGACGACGTGTTTCAGGCGGTCTCCGGGCACGAACTTTTTATTCGGGCCGAGGGCTTCGCCTCGCGTGCGGTCAACTTCGAGCCGGGTCCAGCTGATAATCCCGCAGTAGCGGACGTTACCCTTGAGTTAGGCCGACGCATAGCTGGTCAAGTCGTCGACGAGGCCGGCACGGCGGTCGAAGGAGTGCGCGTCTACTACGCGGAAGGGAACCGTTGGCCTGGGATGCTGCTTGGGGGGCAGGCCGATACCGACGCGAATGGGCGTTTTCAGTTCAACTCGCTCCCTGTTGATTGCCCCTTCACGTTCACCAAGCAGGGGTACTCGCAGATTGAAGGCCGGAAGCTTCCGCTGAACGGCAAGGAGGAGGTGCTGGTCACGCTGTTGGACGAGGGCGTCCTGTCCGGCCAAGCGATCGACGACCAGTCCGGCGAGCCGGTCACGCCGATCACGGTGCACATCACGTTCTCGCCCGACAGGACAAAGGAAGACCCGGGGAGCTCGTTGACCGGCGCCCGCGCAACCGGCGAGGGCGAACGCTTTGCGACCGCCGACGGCGCCTTCCGCTTCGGCGACCTCGTGCGGGGGATGCCGCTGCAGGTGACCGTTAAGGCAGAGGGCTACCATCACGAAGTAATGCGGAGGCTGGTGGCGGCCAAGGAGGAAGACGCCGCGCCCGTCACCTTCCGAATGCGACGCATCGACCCTGCTGAGCAGCTCCGCGTCGCAGGGCGGCTGGTCGATCAAGACCAAGCACCACGGGCCGGCGTGGACCTGTGGTTGATCGTTTCGAAAGAGCGGCCGAGCCGGCGCGACGACTTCCCTTTTAACTGGGAGATGATTGAGTCAGGCGGTCTGGCAGAGTACGCCGACTGCCAGCAGTTCCTTAGCGCCACGACCGACGCGAAGGGCGAGTTCGTCTTCGAGCAGGTTACACGCGGCAATGAGATGGAGATCGCCTACAGCGGCGCCGGCGTAGCAAGGGGACGCTTTGCAGGCGTCGACAAGCTGACCAGCGACGCACTCACCAGCATCGTTGTGCCGGTAATCGAAGGTGGCGTTGTGCACGCCCAGGTGGACCCCGAAGCCTACCCAACGGCAGACGCTGTGATTCTGATGGGCAAGGACGGAGCCTATTACCCTAAGCATGACGGCGCGTCGCGGAGCTACCGCGCCGACGGTCTACCGCCCGGCGAGTACGAGATCCAGCTGTACGGTCGGTTGCCCCGCAACGCGGCCAGTCCCAGCGAACTAGAAACCCGCGTCCTGGAGCGAAAGAAGATCCGCGTACGTTCGGGCGAAACCACCGAGGTGAAGTTTGGGCCCAATCAAGCAGGCGGCGAGCCAAAACCTGGCGAGCAGGCAAACGACACTTCGCAACAGCAACTCTCCCAGCTCCGCGTCCTCGTCGTCGACGAAGCCGGCCAGCCAATCCCTGGAGCCACGGTGCGGCAGAACCATGTCATCCACACTCCGGGCGGCCCGCGCGCGACCACGATCAAGAACCAGCTCTACCAAACCGACGCCGACGGCTGGGCCGTGGTCGAGTGGACCGGCAAGTCGAAGGACCTGCGGCTGTGGGCCTCGGCGCCGGAGCACGTGACGATGCACGCGATGTGGGCAGAAGAACTCCAGCGGGACGGTGACCGGATACCGCTCGAATTCGGGTTCGAGCTGCCCGGCGGGACCGAGATCGGCGGCCGCGTGGTGGACGCCGACGGCGCGCCGATCGAGGGCGCCGAGGTCACCTACATGGACATTGCGATCACCTGGGCGTACCTCGACACGGGCAACTTAAAACGCGTCGTTCGGCCGGTCCGCGTCGCGGACGGTCCGACAGTGAAGACCGACGCCGACGGCCGCTGGACGATGAATGTCGCGCCGAGCGACAAGGAGATCGAGAAGGGTATCGAAGAGGGGAGGCGATGGGATTCATGGCTGCAGCGACCGCCTAGGCCGCTGCTGCTCAAGGTAAACCACCCTCTATACGCCGACTTTCATGGCGGCGCGTACAACCGGCTAGGGCTGATCGAATCGCCGCCGCTCGCCGAGCTGCGTAGCAAGGAAGCCGTCGTTGTACTTCAACCGCTTAAGGGCGAGGCCGCGGCCGTGGCGGATAATGCTCAGCACTCTGACGCCGCTCCGCAGCCAGCCCTTCCAGCGGAGCCAGAGAAGCCCTCACCGCCGCTCGCTCCCCCGCAAATCGACGCCCCTGAATTCCGCGTCGTCATCGCCAAGCACGTCCTCCTCCTGAACGGCAAAGAGATCGTCACCTGGGCCGAGCTGAAGCAGCGGATGAAGGCGGCCGGCGATCCGGCGAAGCTGCAGCCCAGCTTCTACGTTACGCGGGGCTGGCGGGAAGGAGACGAGAGCGAGGAGGCGGCGGGCGCGGCCATGATGCTGCTCCGCGAGCAGGTCGGCTTCGACGGGCACAGCGTCGGCAGCTTGTGGCCCCGCACCGACCTGCGGTACGACCGGATTGAGGACGCCGAGGACCTGACGCCCGAAAACCCCGAGGCGGTCGAGGGCACGGTGGTCGACGCCGCCGGCGAGCCGGTCGCGGGCGCCGAGGTGCTGCTCGTCACGCCGATCGACGAGTCGATCGGCTACCGCGCGTACCACGTCGCGTTGGTCAGCGGCCGGGTCCGCAACCCGCTCGAGCACGTCATGACCACCACTGGCGCCGACGGACGGTTCCGGTTGCAGGTCGAGGCCGGGACGCCGTACCGGCTGCTGGTGCTGCACCCCGCCGCCGGCTACCGCAACCTGCAGAAAATGCACCTCCCCGAAGACGGCAAGATTGCCCTGCTTGAGTGGGGGACCCTGCAAGTCGGCGTTGATGCTGAGGAGAAGCCGCAGACGGTCGATCTTTCGACCCGGGTAACAGCGGACGACCCATTGCCCGAGATCGTGATCAACCAGTACTGGAGCGACCAGGGCCAGGCGCCCGTCGACGCCACGTTCACCTACCGCCACGTCCCGCCGATCGTGCAGACCGCCATCCAGCGGAGCGTGCCGACCGCGGGCGGTGGCGCGACCTCGGTGCACGGCGCTAGTGTGAGCCTGTTGCCCGGGGAAGAGCAGTCGCTCTCGTTCGGTCCGCTATCGACGAAGCAGCGTGAGCAGATCGAGAGCATGCAGGAGAGGTTTAGCCGCCGCGTCGAGGACTGA
- a CDS encoding beta-L-arabinofuranosidase domain-containing protein, producing the protein MRLARVTAVAAPLLAVLFHAPLPCPAADLPVGKHPVGKHPAAKHVIANRAPLQSTPYLRLPIGAVRPEGWLLRQCELQRSGLTGAAERIYDALQSDSGWLGGDGEGWEKGPYYVKGLLALAYTLDDDQLKQRAQKWVDWAIESQRADGFFGPASNDDWWPRMVVLYYLRDYDEQTDDPRVLPFLTRYFQHQLAALPDRPLQDWGRARAGDNIDIVLWTYNQTGDRKLLDLARLLADQAYPWSSIYTDNRFYDFGSDFHPHHIVNVSQALKMPAVAWQLSGAEADRRAFAAGVANLERQYGRVDGQVSGTEMLSGRKSTDGVELCADVERILSNGVALTILGDAELGDQMERVAYNSLPAHTTANMRQLTYYQFPNQVAATRGRHGFEQDYDNANMPGPHSGFPCCCYNWHFGWPKFIQHMWAATEDGGLAALAYGPNRVTLPVNDSDQLTITQQTDYPFGDTITLTIAAPRALTFPLVLRVPAWCEEPSITVNGQPIDGVKPGAFCRVQREWQDGDQVELHLPMKVEASTWANDSVALTRGPLAFSLKIDEAWEKSNDYLDNFDEYEVRPASAWNYALRVNRDAPEVEVLERGVSDTPFATDAAPVTLRVPARRLPDWGMRTQLGRLELGRADNNYQPLAGVDTPLEPGRPHELRVECRGDQIRVFVDNSKRPLIDHRDDSFARGAIGLRAYENRARFDNVRLDGQPIDDWQEFGGEWSSEASEHRVTAKPSGKLLARGEEDLGDVTLEATITAAAGGNAGLMFRVSDPTDRLDGYRGYYVGLSCVAGESEDSEEPPQSPVTSNQPEEIVELIPFGSTKIRVTYFPVLEE; encoded by the coding sequence ATGCGTCTCGCCAGGGTGACGGCGGTTGCCGCCCCGCTGCTCGCTGTCCTATTTCATGCGCCCCTACCCTGCCCCGCGGCCGACCTCCCAGTCGGCAAGCACCCAGTCGGCAAGCACCCAGCCGCCAAACACGTCATCGCCAACCGCGCGCCGCTCCAGTCCACGCCGTACCTGCGGCTGCCAATCGGCGCGGTCCGGCCCGAGGGCTGGCTGCTGCGGCAGTGCGAGCTGCAGCGCTCCGGCCTAACCGGCGCGGCCGAGCGGATCTACGACGCCCTGCAGTCGGACTCCGGCTGGCTCGGCGGCGACGGCGAGGGCTGGGAGAAGGGCCCCTACTACGTTAAAGGCCTGTTGGCCCTGGCCTACACGCTCGACGACGACCAACTGAAGCAGCGGGCCCAGAAGTGGGTCGACTGGGCGATCGAGAGTCAACGCGCCGACGGCTTCTTCGGACCCGCCAGCAACGACGACTGGTGGCCGCGGATGGTTGTGCTGTACTACCTCCGCGACTACGACGAGCAGACCGACGACCCACGGGTCCTGCCGTTCCTCACCCGGTACTTCCAGCACCAGCTCGCCGCCCTGCCCGACCGCCCGCTGCAGGACTGGGGCCGCGCCCGCGCCGGCGACAACATCGACATCGTCTTGTGGACCTACAACCAGACCGGCGACCGCAAGCTCTTGGACCTCGCGCGGCTGCTCGCCGATCAGGCGTACCCGTGGAGTTCGATCTACACCGACAACCGGTTCTACGACTTCGGCAGCGACTTCCACCCGCACCACATCGTCAACGTCAGCCAGGCGCTGAAGATGCCCGCCGTGGCGTGGCAGCTCTCCGGCGCCGAGGCCGACCGCCGGGCGTTCGCCGCCGGCGTGGCCAACCTCGAGCGGCAGTACGGCCGCGTCGACGGTCAGGTGAGCGGCACCGAGATGCTGTCCGGCCGCAAGAGCACCGACGGCGTCGAGCTGTGCGCCGATGTCGAGCGGATCCTGTCGAACGGCGTCGCGCTCACCATCCTCGGCGACGCCGAGCTCGGCGACCAGATGGAACGCGTCGCGTACAACTCGCTGCCGGCCCACACCACGGCCAACATGCGCCAGCTCACCTACTACCAGTTCCCCAACCAGGTCGCCGCCACCCGCGGCCGGCACGGCTTCGAGCAGGACTACGACAACGCCAACATGCCCGGCCCGCACTCGGGCTTCCCCTGCTGCTGCTACAACTGGCACTTCGGCTGGCCCAAGTTCATCCAGCACATGTGGGCCGCCACCGAGGACGGCGGGCTGGCGGCGCTCGCCTACGGGCCGAACCGCGTGACCCTGCCGGTCAACGACAGCGACCAGCTAACCATCACCCAGCAGACCGACTACCCGTTCGGCGACACGATCACGCTAACCATCGCCGCCCCACGGGCGCTGACCTTCCCGCTGGTGCTCCGCGTGCCCGCGTGGTGCGAAGAGCCCAGCATCACGGTCAACGGCCAGCCGATCGACGGGGTGAAGCCCGGCGCGTTCTGCCGCGTCCAGCGTGAATGGCAGGACGGCGACCAGGTCGAGCTCCACTTACCGATGAAGGTCGAAGCTTCGACCTGGGCGAACGACTCGGTGGCCCTCACCCGCGGCCCGCTGGCGTTCTCACTCAAGATCGACGAGGCGTGGGAAAAGTCGAACGACTACCTCGACAACTTCGACGAGTACGAGGTGCGGCCCGCTTCCGCCTGGAACTACGCCCTGCGGGTCAACCGCGACGCCCCCGAGGTCGAGGTCCTCGAGCGCGGGGTGTCCGACACGCCCTTCGCGACCGACGCCGCGCCGGTCACGCTCCGCGTGCCCGCCCGGCGGCTGCCGGACTGGGGGATGCGGACTCAGCTCGGCCGGCTCGAGCTCGGCCGCGCCGACAACAACTACCAGCCGTTGGCCGGCGTTGATACGCCGCTCGAGCCGGGCCGGCCGCACGAGCTCCGCGTCGAGTGCCGCGGCGACCAGATCCGCGTGTTCGTCGACAACAGCAAGCGTCCCCTGATTGACCACCGCGACGACTCGTTCGCCCGCGGCGCAATCGGCCTGCGGGCCTACGAGAACCGCGCCCGGTTTGACAACGTGCGGCTCGACGGCCAGCCGATCGACGACTGGCAGGAATTCGGCGGGGAGTGGTCGAGCGAGGCCAGTGAGCACCGCGTCACTGCGAAGCCGTCCGGCAAGCTCCTAGCACGTGGTGAAGAGGATTTGGGCGACGTCACCCTCGAGGCGACTATCACCGCCGCCGCGGGCGGCAACGCCGGGCTGATGTTCCGCGTCAGCGATCCGACCGACCGCCTCGACGGCTACCGCGGCTACTACGTGGGTCTGAGCTGCGTCGCCGGCGAGAGCGAGGACTCCGAGGAACCGCCCCAGAGCCCGGTCACCTCCAACCAGCCCGAAGAGATTGTCGAGCTGATCCCGTTCGGATCGACCAAGATCCGGGTGACCTACTTCCCGGTGCTGGAGGAGTAG
- a CDS encoding SDR family NAD(P)-dependent oxidoreductase has translation MAAKKVVIVTGAGSGIGAAAAKRFAADGCAVVLNGRTESKLQAVADEIGGEDVLVQPGDVSSPDDVAKLVEATIARFGRLDVLVNNAGMLVQGGVDEVSPEDWTKQMAVNAGGMFFCIKAALPHLVKSGGAVVNVSSVSGLGGDWGMFAYNATKGAVSNLTRALALDLAAQGVRVNAVAPSLTDTEMAGGIMDDQAVMQKFKERIPMGRAAEPAEVAAVIAFLAGPDAAFVNGVVLPVDGGLSASNGQPNLS, from the coding sequence ATGGCAGCGAAGAAGGTAGTGATCGTGACCGGCGCCGGCTCGGGGATCGGCGCCGCGGCGGCGAAACGCTTTGCGGCGGACGGCTGCGCGGTAGTCCTGAACGGCCGCACCGAGTCGAAGCTCCAGGCGGTGGCCGACGAAATTGGCGGCGAGGACGTCCTCGTCCAGCCGGGCGACGTCTCGAGCCCCGACGATGTCGCCAAGCTTGTCGAGGCGACCATCGCCCGCTTTGGTCGGCTCGACGTGCTGGTCAACAACGCCGGCATGCTGGTGCAGGGCGGGGTTGACGAGGTCTCGCCCGAGGACTGGACCAAACAGATGGCGGTCAACGCCGGCGGCATGTTCTTTTGCATCAAGGCCGCGCTGCCGCACCTGGTGAAGAGCGGCGGCGCGGTGGTCAACGTCTCGTCGGTCTCTGGCCTGGGGGGCGACTGGGGCATGTTCGCCTACAACGCCACCAAGGGCGCCGTGAGCAACCTGACCCGCGCGCTGGCGCTCGACCTGGCCGCCCAGGGGGTCCGCGTCAACGCGGTCGCCCCGAGCCTGACCGACACCGAGATGGCGGGCGGCATCATGGACGACCAAGCGGTCATGCAGAAGTTCAAGGAGCGGATCCCGATGGGGCGCGCCGCGGAGCCGGCCGAGGTCGCCGCGGTGATCGCGTTCCTCGCCGGACCCGACGCGGCGTTCGTCAACGGCGTCGTGCTGCCGGTCGACGGCGGCCTCAGCGCGTCCAACGGTCAGCCCAACCTGAGCTGA
- a CDS encoding inorganic diphosphatase, translated as MNHLRLATNVLLACAVAACACTPASPVAVKHLVHDYPAEDVSGLVNVVVEIPAGTNQKWETDKQSGRLVWDTKDGVPRVVAYLPYPGNYGMIPRTLLPKSLGGDGDPLDVLVLGPAVPRGSVVQARVIGVLRMLDSGEQDDKLIAVAPESALGGVKSLEELQRDFPAAAEIVELWFTHYKGPGEMQSQGYAEADEARRILKTAIAAYQDDAATLD; from the coding sequence GTGAACCACCTCCGACTCGCCACCAATGTGCTGCTTGCCTGCGCGGTTGCGGCGTGCGCCTGCACGCCCGCTTCTCCGGTTGCCGTCAAGCACCTGGTGCACGATTACCCGGCGGAGGACGTGTCTGGGCTCGTGAACGTGGTGGTCGAGATCCCTGCCGGCACCAATCAGAAGTGGGAGACCGACAAACAATCGGGCCGGCTAGTCTGGGACACCAAGGACGGCGTCCCGCGGGTCGTCGCCTACCTGCCTTACCCGGGCAACTACGGCATGATCCCCCGCACGCTGCTGCCCAAGAGTCTCGGCGGCGATGGCGACCCGCTCGACGTGCTCGTGCTCGGCCCGGCGGTCCCCCGGGGAAGCGTCGTGCAGGCCCGGGTGATCGGCGTGCTGCGGATGCTCGACAGCGGCGAGCAGGACGACAAGCTGATTGCGGTCGCGCCCGAGTCGGCGCTCGGCGGCGTGAAGTCGCTGGAGGAGCTGCAGCGAGACTTCCCCGCCGCCGCCGAGATCGTCGAGCTGTGGTTCACCCACTACAAGGGTCCGGGCGAGATGCAATCGCAGGGCTACGCCGAAGCCGACGAGGCGCGGCGGATCCTTAAGACCGCTATCGCCGCGTACCAGGATGATGCCGCGACGCTTGATTAA